The Actinomycetota bacterium genomic interval GTAGAGGTCGACGCCTTCGCGAACGAGAGCCGGGACAGTCCGTCGTTGTCGATGACCGTCACCGTTCCAGTGCGGTTGGCCGATAGCGCCATCCGGCCGGTTGCGTTGCTGAGCGCGACGTCGATGGTCTCGAGCGTCTCGGCCTCACCGTCGTCGATCACCGGGATGTCGATGTCTCCCGCGTCGATCGGCTCCCGGAACGTGATCGTGCGGGAGGTCGCGGTGTAGTCCTCCCCGGCCGTTGCAGTGCCACCTGTGGTTGAAGCGTCCACCGTCGCCTCCGAGCGACCGTGGCAGCAGCGTTCGGCGGTGACGGTCGCGAGGCCCGAGTTTTCGATCGCGAAGGTCTCGGTGCGCCGGATGAAGACGATGTCGTGGCTAGCCGGTGCTGCAGCCACCGCCGCGGTGGGCGCCATCAAACCGAACACAAGCACAGCCGCCACTGATCGCCGCAACGTTCCCCCTCGCTGGCCGCCGTTGGTCTCCGGCGCTAGATGCTAGTCCTAGAATGAGCGCATGAGGACCAAGATCTTCCGGCTAGCGGTGGTCGCGGCCGGAACCGCTGCTGTGCTGGTGGCGCCGGCGACTTCGTTCGCGAACCACACGGTGGTGAAGGCGACGGCGCGCGACACGTGGAACGACAGCTACAACCACGTGGTCCCAGGCACACGAGTCGTGTGGAAGAACCCCGCGCGTCTGAACGACACACACGACGTCACCGCCTACGGGCGCAACTGGGACAGGCAGGTAACGCTGCGGCCCGGCGAGTCCACGGCGAAGAGGTTCCGCAACACCGGGACTTACAAGTACCGGTGCCGCATCCACTCGCAGCTGAACAACGGCGAGTGCGAGGGGATGTGCGGTGTCATCCACGTCGCCAGATACTAGATAGCGCCTCCCGGGCGCATGGCGACTCCCCGTAAGCCTCCTCCGTCGCGGCGCGGCCAACCGCCTGCTGCACGCGCGGGCGGTCGCCGGCACCGGTCGGTGCAGCCGCGCCATCAGGAGCGCTCGCCGCAGCGGGAGGAGAGACGCTACGACGCCGTTCACCTGGACGACGCTCTGACGGCAGAGCTCCGGGCGACAGCGCGGCCCGGGAAGGGCGACATCCTCGTGAAGGTGTTCGCCGATGCGGTCGCCGCCTACGACGCTGGGGACCTGGAGGAGGCGATCCGGCTCGGGGAACAGTCGAAGCACATCGCGCTGCGCGCCATCCCGGCGCGTGAGTTCTTGGGTCTCGCTTACTACGCGGCGGCTAGATGGCAGGAGGCCGCGCGGGAGCTTGCGGCCTTCCGGCGGTTATCCGGATCGACCTCGCAGAACCCCGTGATCGCAGACTGCTACCGCGCGACCGGAAAGCCGGAGAAAGCGATAGAGATCTGCGACCAGATGCGGCCCGGCGAGGTCGAGCGAGCCGCGTTCTACGAAGGCAGCATCGTCGCCGCCGGCGCGCTCGCGGATATGGGCCGCGTCGAGGAGGCGGTCGAGCGCCTTCGATCACTGGACCTAAGGCCCGCTGTAGCCGAGGCTCACCACATCCGCGCCTGGTACGCGCTCGGAGACCTCCTCGAGAAACAAGGACGCTTCACCCAGGCGCGTGAGTGGTTCGAGGCCGTGGACGCGGCGGATCCCGATGCGACCGATGCCGCGGAGCGTGTGGCACGGCTGCGTGGCGGCAGCTCCTAACCCGCCTGGCGCGCTTTGTCCTTCTTGTCGAAGTAGCGCAGGTACCCCGAGACGTTCATCCGGTACGACGTCGTCAGCTCCATCCGCGCCGCGTCGGCGTCGGGTAGGCGACTCTCGAGCTCCTGACTTGCCGCGCGTTGAACTGCTGCGGTGACCTCGTCGAGATCGCTGGTCGACGTACGGGCCGCGTCCACCCACGTGGCCCATTGGTTCAGCACGTCGGACGCCTGCGAGCAGGCACCGTCAACGTCGCCGCCGGTTGGGCCGAAGTGGGTGAGCCACAGTGCGGTCGGACGGGTCCGGCGGATCTTCTCGATCGATCCAAGCGTGCGCTCGAGGTTGAACTCCGGCGGGGGAGTCGCCGGACGGAAAGCATCCACGCCCTGTGGGCTCACGCCGAGAGCGTCCCCGGTGAACATGATCCCAGTGTCGCTGTCGAGGAACGCGTGGTGGTGAGAGGCGTGGCCGGGCGTCTCGAACGCGGTGAGGGTGCGCCCGCCGAGGTCGATGGTGGCGCCGTCTCCGACGGTCTTGATGCGATCCGGGGCGATTGGATCGATCCCGCCCCACAAGCGCTCCATGTCGTCGCCGTAGATGCGCGAGGCGCTCGACCACAGCTTGGTCGGGTCGACCAGGTGTGGGGCGCCGACGGGGTGAACCGCGATCGTCGCGTCGGGGAAACGCTGCGCCAGCGTCCCGGCCGCACCTGCGTGGTCGAGATGTATGTGCGTGACGACGATCCAGTCGAGGTGATCTACGCCGGCGCCCTCGAGACCGGCGATCACGTTGTCGGCGACCGACTTCGGCCCGGTTTCCACCAGCGCGGTCCGCTCTCCCGCTATAAGGAACGACCCCGTTATCCCCTCCGCGCCGTGCATCTTCGTGTCGATGATGGTGGGCGCGCTCAAGCGTTCTCCTCACTGGGGCGGGTAGCGTGCTCGGGATGATAGCCCGCGCCGATCCTGAGGCGGTCCTGATCGTGAACCCCAACGCGGGACGCCTGTCGGAGTCGGTGCGCAACGATGTGATCGACGTGTTGAGGGCGCGGTTCCGGCTCGATGTCTACGCTACGACTGCGCGCGACACAGGTATAGCGATCGCGCAGGAGGTAACCGAGGGGGAAGGTCAGCTCGTGATCGCGTTCGGCGGCGACGGGCATGTGAACGAGGTTGCGAACGGGGTGGCCGGAACTACGTCCAGGATGGCGATCGTGCCGGGCGGAACGATGAACGTCTTCGCCCGCGCCCTCGGCCTGCCGCTCGACCCGTTCAAGGCGATCGATCATCTCGTCGCGTCGCTGGGACGAACCCCTCGCCGCGTGAACCTGGGACGGGTGGACGACCGTTACTTCACGTTCTCCGCCGGGTGCGGGTTCGACGCTGAGGCGGCCGAGCGCGTCGAACGCTACGTCCCGAACAAGAGGCGCTTCGGAGAGCTGTTCTTCTACTGGAGCGCGTTCCGGGTCCTCGCTGGGTCACACAGACACCGGAAGCCGACGATGACCCTGCGGGGCCCGTTCGGCTCCGAGCGAGTCGCGATGGCGATCGCATCGAACGCAGGCCCATACGCCTACCTGATCGACAGGCCGATCAGCGTGGCTCCTAACGTTCGGCTGGAAGCTGGCCTCGACGTCTTCGCGCTGCGATCGATGCGGATCGAGGCCTTCCCCATGTACGCGTGGCGTTCGGCCGTGGCGGGAGACCTGAGCGGGCACCCCGACGCCTTCTATGCGAGTGACCTCAACAGCTTCGAGCTAGAGGGGGATCGCCCGTTCAGCAGGCACGTGGACGGTGAGCCACTGTCGCCGAGGCGCTCCGCTCGGTTCGAGATCGTGCGGGATGCCCTGCGGGTGCAGATATGAGCATCCTGATCGTCGCCGGCGGCTCCGAGCTGGACGAGGCCATCGTGCGGCGGTTGATCGAGCAGGGTGACGACCCGCGGATCCTCGAACAGAGCTCTGGACGCAGGGACTTGTGGCGATCCCTGGGCGCTCATGTGGCCGTGGGAGATCCCGCGGATGCAGACCTTCTCGAGCGCGCTGCGCAGAACGTGCGAACGATCGTGGTCGCGGGTCCGGAGGTGGACCAGCTGGTGCTCGAAGCCGTCGTGGCGTCGGCTCCCAGAGCGGGCGCCGATCGGATCGTGGTGTGCGTGCCAGCGATCGGCGAGGCCGTCACGCGGCTGCTGCACGAGTCGACGTTGTCGTACGTGCTGATCGCGACGGGCCGCCGCGGCGTATTGCGACGGTCCACCGCCGCGCCCGAGCTTGTGGCGGAGGCGGTAGATGCGGCGGACGACCTCGACGGACACCCTCGGCTGGAGGTGAACCTGCGCGACGGCAGCGGTATGGAGGACCTGGGGCTGGTCGCTCGCGACGACTAGCGCCCGGACGGGGGCCGGCGGCATGGAATAACCTGGCTGCGGCAGGTGGACCGACTGGGGGAGGCGGGCGATGAGGTTCAACAACATCGGCAGCAGGCGCACGAGATCGAGCCTGGTGGCGGCAGTTGTTGCGAGCCTCGTCCTCGTGGGCGCGTCTCCCGCCTACGCGGCGGTTCCCGTTGCGTCCGTGTCCGATGTCACGGTCACGGAGGGGGACAGCGGCTCTACCTCGGCGGTGTTCACCGTAAGGCTCTCGACATCCGATGGGACGACCACGGTCACGTACACGACCGTCGACAACACGGCCGACGCGGGCTCTGACTACACCGGGACGAGCGGGACCCTCACCTTCGGCCCAGGGGAGACCCAGAAGACGGTCACCGTTCCGGTGCTCGGCGACGTCAGCGACGAGCGCGACGAGAGTTTCTTCCTCGCCCTGACGACGATCCAGAACGGGACCTTCGAGGGCGGCGACCCGAACGGCACCGGGACGATCCTCGACGACGACGCGACCCCGACGTTGTCGATCTCAGACGCCGCCGTCCCCGAGGGAAACAGCGGAACCACCACCGCGACCGTCACCGTCTCGCTGTCGGCCCCGAGCGGGGAATCCATCACGGTGGACTTCACGACCGCGGACGGGACCGCGACCTTCGCCGGGTCCGATTATCACGAGACGAGCGGGCGCCTCGTCTTCGCGGCCGGCGAGACCGCGAGGACGATCACTCTCACGATCCTCTCCGACACCATCGATGAGAACGACGAGAACTTCTTCGTGAACCTGTCGGCGCCGGTGCGTGCGACCATCGCGGACGGCAGCGCGACGATCACGATCCTCGACGATGACGACCCGGGGCAGAACCCGCCGGGGCCGGATCCCACGATCTCCATCACCGACGCGTCCGCGACGGAGGGCAATACAAGCACGGTCCAGACCACGGTCACCGTGTCGCTGTCGGAGGCGAGCGCCGAGGAGGTGACGGTCGATTTCGCCACGGCGGACAACACCGCAACCTTCGCCGGCTCCGACTACCACTCCCAGAGCGGCCGTCTCGTGTTCGCGTCGGGGGAGACCAGCAAGACGATCACGCTCACCGTCGTCGGGGACACCGTCGACGAGCCCAACGAGACCTTCTTCGTCAACCTGACGCAGCCGACCGGCGCGTCTCTCGCGGACTCTCAGGCGACGGTAACGATCCTCGACGACGACACCACGACGACACAGCCTCCGCCGGCGTCCGGCGCGACCCCGTCGATCTCGATCTCCGACGTGACCGTCAGCGAGGGCGACACAGATGAGACGAAGGTGACCGTCACGGTCTCTCTGTCGTCGCCGAGCGACACGAACGTGACGGTCGATTTCACTACGGCCGACGGCACCGCCACCTTCTCGGGATCCGACTACTGGAGCACCAGCGGCCGCCTCCTGTTCGGCCCCGGCGACACGACTCGCACGATCACGGTGACGGTGGTCGGCGACGTAGTCGACGAGGCCGACGAGCGCTTCTACATCGATCTCTCCAACGCCGCGAACGCGACGATCGGTGACGGCCGGTCGACGATCACGATCGTTGACGACGACGGGGCCACGACACCTCCGGGCGGCGGCACTCCCTCGATCTCGATCACCGACGCAACCGTGCAGGAGGGGAACGCAGACACAACCGTCGCGACCCTGACGCTGACGTTGTCGGCCGCCAGCACGGAACCGGTCTCGGTCGACTTCGCCACCGGCGATGGCACCGCAACCTTCGAGGGCGGTGACTACTACGAGACCCGGGGCCGCTTGTTCTTCCAGCCGGGGGAGACGACGGAGACAATGCAGATAACCGTGAACGGGGATCTGGTGGCGGAGGGTGACGAGGTCTTCTACGTGGACCTGACGAACGCTGTGAACGCGACGGTCGCGGATGCGCGCAGCGTGCTCACGATCCTGGACGACGACGCGCCGGATGGCAGCCGGACGACGCTCTCGATCCGCAAGGGGTCACAGCGTGTCGTAGCTCGGGGCCAGGTCATGCCTCCTCACCCGGGAACCCGGATCCGGGTCGTTCTGAAGAAGCGGCGCGAC includes:
- a CDS encoding tetratricopeptide repeat protein, yielding MATPRKPPPSRRGQPPAARAGGRRHRSVQPRHQERSPQREERRYDAVHLDDALTAELRATARPGKGDILVKVFADAVAAYDAGDLEEAIRLGEQSKHIALRAIPAREFLGLAYYAAARWQEAARELAAFRRLSGSTSQNPVIADCYRATGKPEKAIEICDQMRPGEVERAAFYEGSIVAAGALADMGRVEEAVERLRSLDLRPAVAEAHHIRAWYALGDLLEKQGRFTQAREWFEAVDAADPDATDAAERVARLRGGSS
- a CDS encoding MBL fold metallo-hydrolase encodes the protein MSAPTIIDTKMHGAEGITGSFLIAGERTALVETGPKSVADNVIAGLEGAGVDHLDWIVVTHIHLDHAGAAGTLAQRFPDATIAVHPVGAPHLVDPTKLWSSASRIYGDDMERLWGGIDPIAPDRIKTVGDGATIDLGGRTLTAFETPGHASHHHAFLDSDTGIMFTGDALGVSPQGVDAFRPATPPPEFNLERTLGSIEKIRRTRPTALWLTHFGPTGGDVDGACSQASDVLNQWATWVDAARTSTSDLDEVTAAVQRAASQELESRLPDADAARMELTTSYRMNVSGYLRYFDKKDKARQAG